The Desulfuromonadales bacterium region TTTGTATTTACAACAAGGCCAGGAAGCTCATGCCTGCCCCGGGGAAAACTCCCCCCGATCTAGTCATTCTGGATCGCCCCCTCTTGCCGGAGGTTTCGCTTTCACTTGGACAGAGGCTGGCTGGCAACGGCCCATTGAGCTGCCCACAGATCGTTCTGAGCGAGGAAAGGGCACTCCTGGAAACCTCCCAGGGCAAGACGGAGGCGCAGTGCTTTCCTTTTGACGTGGTCGCCCTGCACCGCCTGGTCAGCGCTTGTCTGATTAATTATCCGAGAAAACATCTACGAATGCCGGCCCATCTGCCTTGCCTGTTTTCCGTCAGGGGGTTCAATTATTTCGGCGAGATCCTGAGCCTGGGGACCGGCGGCGCTTTCATTAAAACCGCATGCCAGCAGATTCGTACAGGGGATTTGCTTGACGTGGGAATTCCCTTGTTTGGCATGAAGAAGGAACTGGAACTTTGCAGCCGGGTCATCTATCTGCTTACGCCAAAGCAGGAAAATAATTATCTGCAAGGCGTTGGCGTCGGCT contains the following coding sequences:
- a CDS encoding PilZ domain-containing protein, whose translation is MEKVICSSEEFSGQTAHLLGSQGRVLQSGGLMKKPHILLIQHEKNLSGFNLARLCPILELINCETEICIYNKARKLMPAPGKTPPDLVILDRPLLPEVSLSLGQRLAGNGPLSCPQIVLSEERALLETSQGKTEAQCFPFDVVALHRLVSACLINYPRKHLRMPAHLPCLFSVRGFNYFGEILSLGTGGAFIKTACQQIRTGDLLDVGIPLFGMKKELELCSRVIYLLTPKQENNYLQGVGVGFNSLDQETICVLEDFLRHSLLNDIYPVFPCFGLPGPQVTVTHSDSDSLYGAVCRRHLRS